In Blautia wexlerae DSM 19850, a single window of DNA contains:
- a CDS encoding SpoIIIAH-like family protein encodes MKKVIGKNQVIITSLAILIAVAGYLNFADVDLGFRDKEASTDSSSILEDAGYDLTDETALLDENQADGGLTDNSLTDSQETDTPGEAVFTGSTGFAAQAKISREQVRSQNKADLQDIINNEEIDDEEKQEAIHTMVSMTDLSEKEAAAELLLEAKGFKNVVVNLTGETADVVIPEAELSDAQRAQIEDIVKRKTGIAPENIVITPLKESEDAEDTTQTDETSADTSYEEDSETSAQPYEDTAIDTTDIYD; translated from the coding sequence GTGAAAAAAGTCATCGGAAAAAATCAGGTCATTATTACATCGCTGGCAATTCTGATTGCAGTGGCAGGATATCTGAACTTTGCGGATGTAGATCTTGGATTCAGGGATAAGGAGGCAAGTACGGACAGCAGCAGTATCCTTGAAGATGCAGGATATGATCTTACAGATGAAACTGCTCTTCTGGATGAAAATCAGGCAGATGGAGGTCTGACTGATAACAGTCTTACAGACAGTCAGGAAACGGATACTCCCGGGGAGGCTGTGTTTACGGGTTCTACAGGATTTGCCGCACAGGCAAAGATCAGCAGAGAACAGGTGCGCTCACAGAACAAGGCAGATCTGCAGGACATTATCAATAATGAAGAAATTGATGATGAAGAGAAGCAGGAGGCAATACATACGATGGTCTCGATGACAGACCTTTCAGAAAAAGAAGCGGCAGCAGAGCTTTTGCTGGAGGCGAAGGGCTTTAAGAATGTAGTTGTAAATCTTACCGGAGAAACTGCGGATGTTGTGATCCCTGAAGCAGAACTTTCTGATGCACAGAGAGCACAGATTGAAGATATTGTAAAAAGGAAAACAGGAATTGCGCCAGAAAATATTGTGATCACCCCACTGAAGGAGAGTGAAGATGCAGAAGATACAACACAGACAGATGAAACATCAGCAGATACTTCGTATGAGGAAGACAGCGAAACATCAGCACAGCCATATGAGGATACCGCAATCGATACAACTGATATTTATGACTGA
- a CDS encoding stage III sporulation protein AF, with the protein MKEELYLWIRNLAVFYIFFTAVLNLIPDQKYEKYVRFFMGLLLIFMMSTPIFSILGKGSELTESFLDNFSEENREKELREFQNIQKVYLEKGYELELEQKIRETLEKRGIEVYKVKVNIEGEETQANLVLKTEISQEERKELKDVLVEEWGLKENRICIQIVRNESGKMGNPVAHRSTSGSSGDACIQ; encoded by the coding sequence ATGAAAGAAGAGCTGTATTTATGGATTCGGAATCTGGCAGTATTTTATATCTTTTTCACTGCGGTTCTGAATCTGATACCTGACCAGAAGTATGAGAAATATGTACGCTTTTTTATGGGCCTGCTGCTGATTTTTATGATGAGTACCCCGATATTTTCCATTCTTGGAAAAGGTTCGGAACTGACGGAAAGTTTTCTGGATAATTTTTCTGAAGAAAACAGAGAGAAAGAACTCCGGGAATTTCAGAATATTCAGAAAGTCTATCTGGAAAAAGGTTACGAACTGGAACTGGAACAGAAAATCCGGGAAACTCTGGAAAAAAGAGGCATAGAAGTATATAAGGTGAAAGTAAATATAGAAGGGGAGGAGACGCAGGCAAACCTTGTACTGAAGACAGAAATTTCTCAGGAGGAGAGAAAGGAGCTTAAAGATGTGCTGGTGGAAGAGTGGGGACTTAAAGAAAACAGAATTTGTATCCAGATTGTCCGAAATGAATCCGGCAAAATGGGGAATCCTGTTGCTCATCGGAGTACTTCTGGCAGTAGCGGCGATGCCTGTATCCAGTAA
- a CDS encoding stage III sporulation protein AE, protein MRQNKEKSIRKQADLWKGYWCILACILLVGRVSYLTFFQNHIVSVYAAAQTEQKEDSSVQILQENLMEEIQIDDVQKMLDEIMDDHVFSVREALMNIINGEEPVSKETVRSFLYSLFFSDIENEKGLILKLLLVIFIAAVLAEFAEVFGNGQAGSISFYIVYLALFTMLMENFSRLGSTLTNWLLGLTDFMKVLSPAYFMTVAASTGSSTAAAFYEGILLMIWAVQWLLANLFLPAVNLSLLLKMVNYLSKEEMLTKMAELLEVAVNWGLKTLLGAIVGLQIVRNMVSPVMDAMKRSAVGKAASAIPGIGNAVTAVTELVLTSAVMVRNSFGAVIVILLLLIGAGPIIHYGSLSLVYRFLAAIAQPISDKRVVGALSTMGEGCAMLLKLLLTAEVLCMLTFLIVVVSVS, encoded by the coding sequence ATGAGGCAGAATAAAGAGAAAAGTATCAGGAAACAGGCAGATCTGTGGAAAGGTTACTGGTGTATACTGGCATGTATACTTTTGGTGGGAAGAGTGTCATATCTTACATTCTTTCAGAATCATATAGTATCCGTATATGCCGCTGCGCAGACAGAACAGAAAGAAGATTCTTCAGTACAGATCCTGCAGGAGAATCTAATGGAAGAGATACAGATTGATGATGTGCAGAAAATGTTGGATGAGATCATGGATGACCATGTTTTTTCTGTCAGAGAAGCACTGATGAATATCATAAACGGGGAGGAGCCTGTTTCAAAAGAGACTGTACGGAGCTTTTTGTACAGTCTCTTTTTTTCGGATATAGAGAATGAAAAAGGATTAATACTGAAACTTTTACTTGTGATTTTTATTGCAGCGGTGCTGGCGGAGTTTGCTGAGGTTTTCGGAAACGGACAGGCTGGCAGTATCAGCTTTTATATTGTCTATCTTGCGCTGTTTACAATGCTTATGGAGAATTTCTCAAGGCTTGGAAGTACGCTTACAAACTGGCTTCTTGGACTGACGGATTTCATGAAAGTTCTGTCTCCGGCTTATTTTATGACAGTGGCTGCATCAACCGGATCATCAACGGCTGCTGCATTTTATGAAGGGATTTTGCTGATGATCTGGGCGGTTCAGTGGCTTCTTGCAAATCTGTTTCTGCCTGCTGTAAACCTGAGTTTGCTTCTGAAAATGGTTAATTATTTGTCAAAAGAGGAGATGCTTACAAAAATGGCAGAACTTTTGGAGGTAGCTGTAAACTGGGGGTTGAAAACTCTTCTGGGAGCTATTGTTGGTCTGCAGATTGTGCGGAATATGGTGAGCCCGGTGATGGATGCCATGAAGCGTTCTGCTGTTGGCAAGGCAGCGAGTGCGATTCCCGGCATTGGAAATGCAGTGACCGCTGTAACAGAATTAGTGCTGACCAGTGCAGTGATGGTGCGAAACAGTTTTGGCGCAGTAATCGTGATCCTTCTGTTGCTGATTGGAGCAGGACCGATTATCCATTATGGAAGTCTTTCTCTGGTTTATCGTTTTCTGGCTGCGATTGCACAGCCAATTTCTGACAAAAGAGTTGTGGGAGCCCTGAGTACAATGGGGGAGGGATGTGCAATGCTTTTAAAGCTTTTGCTGACAGCAGAAGTACTTTGCATGCTGACATTCCTGATAGTTGTAGTTTCTGTATCCTGA
- a CDS encoding SpoIIIAC/SpoIIIAD family protein, with translation MAVDRTERGLNGMDIVKVSIMGICGMMLGFILKETRPEFAALVTMMTGFLILGLAAGKVSYLFETMNRLRESFPIDSSYLTVLVKIIGITYIGQFSSAICKDAGYQMIGTQIDLFCKLSVMVLSMPVLLAILDTISEFMI, from the coding sequence ATGGCAGTTGACAGAACAGAAAGAGGTTTGAATGGCATGGATATTGTGAAAGTTTCAATCATGGGTATCTGCGGAATGATGCTTGGTTTTATTCTAAAAGAAACCAGACCGGAATTTGCTGCACTTGTGACCATGATGACGGGTTTTCTGATTCTTGGTCTTGCAGCAGGAAAAGTTTCTTATCTGTTTGAAACCATGAACAGGCTGAGAGAAAGCTTCCCCATAGACAGCAGTTATCTCACAGTTCTGGTTAAGATTATCGGGATTACATATATCGGACAGTTTTCATCTGCAATCTGCAAAGATGCCGGATATCAGATGATCGGAACACAGATCGACCTGTTCTGTAAACTGTCTGTGATGGTTCTGAGTATGCCAGTACTGCTGGCAATTCTGGATACGATTTCGGAGTTTATGATATGA
- the spoIIIAC gene encoding stage III sporulation protein AC yields MEVSLIFKIAAVGILVSVLCQILKHSGRDEQAFLVSLAGLLMVLFWIVPYIYELFESIQQLFVL; encoded by the coding sequence GTGGAGGTAAGTCTTATTTTTAAAATCGCTGCAGTAGGGATTCTGGTTTCTGTTCTCTGCCAGATCCTAAAACACAGTGGAAGGGATGAACAGGCATTTCTGGTAAGCCTGGCGGGGCTTCTGATGGTGCTGTTCTGGATTGTTCCATATATTTATGAACTGTTTGAAAGTATTCAGCAGTTGTTTGTGCTGTGA
- a CDS encoding stage III sporulation protein AB, with the protein MLRTVGLCVIVISGIGCGFAMSNELGRRKKMMEMILRMIILLRGEIRYGNKSLYDAFTGASGKLEGKYREFFILTAQKMKEKTGDSFGTIFRESAGKCLDLDCLSQEERDRFYSLGDQLGYLGLDMQLKQMDLMEKETEYAIRELRKDFCEKRKLYRSMGILGGIFVAVFFW; encoded by the coding sequence ATGCTTAGAACAGTAGGATTATGTGTAATTGTAATTTCCGGTATCGGTTGCGGTTTTGCCATGAGCAATGAACTTGGCAGACGCAAAAAGATGATGGAAATGATCTTACGGATGATCATCCTCCTAAGAGGAGAAATACGTTATGGAAATAAATCTCTGTACGATGCCTTTACAGGTGCTTCCGGGAAACTGGAAGGGAAGTACAGAGAATTTTTTATACTTACGGCACAGAAAATGAAAGAAAAAACAGGGGATTCCTTTGGGACAATCTTCAGAGAATCGGCCGGAAAGTGTCTGGATCTGGATTGTCTTTCGCAGGAAGAGAGAGACAGATTTTATTCACTGGGAGATCAGCTTGGTTATCTTGGACTGGATATGCAGCTAAAACAGATGGATCTGATGGAAAAGGAAACAGAATATGCGATCAGGGAACTCAGGAAAGATTTTTGTGAAAAAAGAAAATTATACCGCAGTATGGGAATACTGGGTGGAATATTTGTGGCTGTGTTTTTTTGGTGA
- the spoIIIAA gene encoding stage III sporulation protein AA, producing MSTYIKCKEVRHIEAQQIENLFAGNIRNLLMDAKLDYDKLYEIRLRVGRPLFLTYDGGECFLRKPGQEQYLVTTEDLKETLEYVTGYSLYAYEDEIRQGFISVQGGHRVGVTGKVVLDRGWIMGMKYISCINVRLAHEIQGCADKVMPYIRTEKWVANTLIISPPRCGKTTLLRDIIRQLSNGWANTQGLTIGVVDERSELAGCYQGIPQNDLGMRTDVLDCCPKSEGMQMLVRSMSPDVVAVDELGCEEDFKAVDSVIHCGCKLIATAHGSCLEDVLDQPFFYKLMGEKVFERYIILDKNAQAGCLKAVLDENGKVCLEQ from the coding sequence TTGTCCACATATATTAAGTGTAAAGAGGTGAGACATATAGAAGCGCAGCAGATTGAAAACCTGTTTGCCGGAAATATCCGGAATCTTTTAATGGATGCGAAGCTGGATTATGATAAATTATATGAGATACGCCTTCGTGTAGGGCGTCCGTTGTTTTTAACTTATGACGGAGGAGAGTGTTTTCTGCGAAAACCGGGTCAGGAACAGTATCTGGTGACAACGGAAGATCTGAAAGAAACACTGGAATATGTCACAGGATATTCCCTGTATGCTTATGAGGATGAGATCAGACAGGGATTTATCAGTGTTCAGGGTGGTCACAGAGTAGGTGTGACCGGAAAGGTAGTGCTGGATCGGGGCTGGATCATGGGAATGAAATATATTTCCTGCATCAATGTCCGTCTGGCACATGAGATTCAGGGATGTGCGGATAAGGTGATGCCTTATATCCGTACAGAGAAATGGGTTGCAAATACATTGATCATTTCACCGCCAAGGTGTGGAAAGACTACGCTGCTCAGAGATATTATCAGGCAGCTCAGTAATGGATGGGCCAATACCCAGGGTCTGACAATAGGTGTGGTGGACGAGAGAAGTGAGCTGGCAGGCTGTTATCAGGGAATTCCTCAGAATGATCTGGGAATGCGTACAGATGTGCTGGACTGCTGTCCGAAATCAGAAGGTATGCAGATGCTGGTCCGTTCCATGTCACCGGATGTGGTTGCAGTGGATGAGTTAGGCTGTGAAGAGGATTTCAAGGCAGTTGACTCAGTGATCCACTGCGGATGTAAGCTGATCGCAACTGCACATGGAAGCTGTCTGGAGGATGTTCTGGATCAGCCATTTTTTTATAAGCTTATGGGTGAGAAAGTATTTGAACGTTATATTATCCTGGACAAAAATGCTCAGGCGGGATGTCTGAAAGCTGTATTAGATGAAAATGGAAAAGTATGCTTAGAACAGTAG
- a CDS encoding 4'-phosphopantetheinyl transferase family protein, giving the protein MNKGIIYCTKIREEYEGAHMEHMIAEKLLEIALKKEYGINLYNEPRAEGEHGKPFLSYRPSLHYNISHSGKYVVCILADQEVGIDVQIHCRANYERMLRRMVPREQYLEILSDINVEKKFFEQWVLREAYIKWTGEGLSRDMRTISMDEGSHMLLDMEDGYSGAVWAMNPMEINWKYEDIILG; this is encoded by the coding sequence ATGAATAAAGGAATTATTTACTGTACAAAAATACGGGAAGAATATGAAGGCGCACATATGGAGCATATGATCGCAGAGAAACTTCTGGAAATCGCACTGAAAAAAGAATATGGAATCAATCTGTACAATGAACCCAGAGCAGAGGGAGAACATGGAAAACCATTCCTTTCCTATCGTCCGTCCCTGCATTATAATATCAGTCATTCCGGAAAATATGTGGTATGTATTCTGGCTGATCAGGAGGTTGGAATTGATGTGCAGATTCATTGCAGAGCCAATTATGAAAGAATGCTCAGACGTATGGTACCCCGGGAACAGTATCTCGAAATTCTCTCAGATATAAATGTGGAAAAGAAATTTTTTGAACAGTGGGTACTGAGGGAAGCTTATATCAAATGGACCGGTGAGGGGCTTTCCAGAGACATGAGGACTATATCCATGGATGAAGGCAGTCATATGCTGCTTGATATGGAAGACGGTTACAGTGGAGCAGTATGGGCAATGAATCCCATGGAAATCAACTGGAAATATGAAGACATCATACTTGGGTAA
- a CDS encoding ATP-dependent helicase: protein MKRNPSQLRAITHLSGPMMVLAGPGSGKTSVIVERTAYMINEGKIPASSILVVTFSRAAATEMKERFLKFVGQNRSEVTFGTFHGIFYGILKAAYHLSAANILSEEEKFSILREMTEKYGQEMAQEGDFIEEVAKEISVVKGNCISPEHYYASCCSDEIFRDIFHGYKQALKAKRKLDFDDMILCCYELFSQRQDILNAWRRKFVYILVDEFQDINSLQYKILQMLAAPVNNLFIVGDDDQSIYHFRGARPEIMLNFTKDYPKAETVLLNVNYRCSKNILRTAMEVIGCNTRRFKKQLDTPNEEGMPVTCKEFDNPREEYMCVVAALKKRMERGEELLNTAILLRTNQESEGLINVLMEYQVPFTMKEQLPNLFRHWICRALLAYLEMAAGDRSRKNFLEIMNRPNRYISREALNNSQINFNELREYYKDKDWMCDRITTLETHLRILGTLSPFAAINFIRKGMGFEEYLREYAQYRKIKPEELLETLDRIHESAKGMKTLAKWQAYIEEYTKRLNEQARKQQDKKEGVTISTLHAVKGLEYDIVYILNVNEGSIPYRKAVLAEAVEEERRLFYVGMTRAKKKLVLAYVKRQYEKEREPSRFLEETGL from the coding sequence ATGAAGAGAAATCCATCTCAACTTCGGGCAATCACTCACCTGTCAGGACCTATGATGGTCCTGGCAGGTCCCGGCTCGGGGAAAACTTCCGTTATTGTGGAGAGAACTGCATACATGATCAATGAGGGGAAGATACCGGCTTCTTCTATTTTGGTTGTAACTTTTTCCAGAGCAGCGGCAACAGAGATGAAAGAACGGTTTTTGAAATTCGTGGGACAGAACAGAAGCGAAGTGACTTTTGGAACTTTCCACGGAATTTTTTATGGGATTTTGAAAGCGGCCTATCATCTGAGTGCGGCCAATATTCTTTCTGAGGAAGAAAAATTCAGTATTCTACGTGAGATGACTGAGAAATATGGACAGGAAATGGCTCAGGAGGGAGATTTCATTGAAGAAGTTGCCAAGGAAATCAGTGTTGTAAAGGGGAACTGTATTTCTCCGGAGCATTATTATGCATCCTGTTGCTCGGATGAGATATTCAGGGACATTTTTCATGGCTATAAGCAGGCTCTGAAGGCGAAACGCAAGCTGGATTTTGATGATATGATCCTCTGTTGTTATGAACTTTTTTCTCAGAGACAGGATATCCTGAATGCATGGAGAAGAAAATTTGTCTACATTCTGGTGGATGAGTTTCAGGATATCAACAGCTTACAATACAAGATTTTGCAGATGTTGGCGGCACCTGTCAATAACCTGTTTATTGTAGGGGATGATGACCAGTCCATCTATCATTTCCGGGGCGCAAGACCAGAGATTATGTTAAATTTTACAAAGGATTATCCGAAGGCAGAGACAGTCCTTCTGAATGTGAATTACCGGTGCAGTAAGAATATCCTGCGTACAGCCATGGAAGTAATCGGATGTAATACCAGACGTTTCAAAAAGCAGTTGGATACTCCAAATGAAGAAGGGATGCCTGTGACGTGCAAGGAATTTGATAATCCAAGAGAAGAGTATATGTGCGTGGTGGCAGCACTGAAAAAAAGAATGGAGCGCGGCGAGGAGCTGCTAAATACGGCAATCCTGCTTCGTACAAATCAGGAATCGGAAGGTCTGATCAATGTGCTGATGGAATATCAGGTTCCTTTTACAATGAAAGAACAGCTTCCCAATCTTTTCCGCCACTGGATCTGCCGGGCGCTTCTGGCTTATCTTGAAATGGCAGCAGGAGACAGGAGCAGGAAGAATTTTCTGGAGATCATGAACCGGCCAAATCGCTATATTTCCAGAGAAGCGTTGAACAATTCACAGATTAATTTTAATGAACTTCGGGAATATTATAAAGACAAAGACTGGATGTGCGACAGGATTACCACACTGGAAACGCATCTGAGGATTCTTGGTACTCTTTCCCCTTTTGCTGCGATTAATTTTATCAGAAAAGGAATGGGATTCGAAGAATACTTGCGTGAATATGCACAGTATCGTAAAATAAAACCAGAGGAACTGCTTGAGACCCTGGACCGAATCCATGAGAGTGCAAAAGGCATGAAAACCCTGGCGAAGTGGCAGGCTTACATAGAAGAATATACGAAGCGCCTGAATGAACAGGCAAGGAAACAGCAGGATAAAAAAGAAGGAGTGACTATATCCACACTCCATGCGGTAAAAGGTTTGGAATATGATATTGTGTATATTCTGAATGTTAATGAAGGAAGCATTCCATATCGCAAGGCGGTTTTGGCAGAAGCAGTGGAAGAAGAACGAAGATTGTTTTATGTAGGGATGACCAGGGCGAAAAAGAAGCTGGTGCTTGCCTATGTGAAACGCCAGTATGAGAAGGAACGGGAGCCTTCCCGGTTTCTTGAGGAGACAGGCCTATGA
- the gltX gene encoding glutamate--tRNA ligase has product MTKIRTRFAPSPTGRMHVGNLRTALYAYLITKHEGGDFILRIEDTDQERYVEGAVDIIYRTLAKTGLLHDEGPDKDKGFGPYVQSERQAQGIYLKYAQQLVEQGDAYYCFCKKEELEGMKRVVAGKEISIYDKRCLKLSKEEVQRRLDAGEPHVIRFNMPTEGTTTFHDVIYGDITVNNEELEDLILIKSDGYPTYNFANVIDDHLMEITHVVRGNEYLSSAPKYNRIYEAFGWDIPVYVHCPLITDETHQKLSKRCGHSSYEDLLDQGFVSEAIINYVALLGWSPSDNREIFTLDELVQAFDYHHINKSPAVFDIAKLRWMNGEYIKKMDADEFYERALPYMKEVLKKDYNFKKIAGMVQTRIETFPDIPALIDFFEEVPEYDSAMYCHKKMKTNEETSLTVLKEVLPVLEEQEDYTNDPLFETLSAFVKEHGYKNGYVMWPLRTAVSGKQMTPAGATEIMEIIGKDETIKRVKAAIEKLSK; this is encoded by the coding sequence ATGACCAAGATCAGAACAAGATTTGCACCAAGCCCTACAGGCAGAATGCATGTTGGAAATTTAAGAACAGCATTATATGCATACCTTATTACAAAACATGAAGGCGGAGATTTCATCCTCCGTATTGAAGATACAGACCAGGAACGTTACGTAGAAGGCGCTGTAGATATTATCTACCGTACTCTTGCAAAAACAGGACTTCTCCATGATGAAGGTCCGGACAAGGACAAAGGCTTTGGACCGTATGTTCAGAGCGAGCGTCAGGCACAGGGGATCTATCTGAAATATGCACAGCAGTTAGTAGAACAGGGTGATGCATACTACTGTTTCTGTAAGAAGGAAGAACTGGAAGGTATGAAACGTGTTGTGGCAGGAAAAGAGATTTCCATTTATGACAAACGCTGCCTTAAACTTTCCAAAGAAGAAGTACAGCGTCGTCTTGATGCAGGAGAACCACACGTAATCCGTTTCAATATGCCAACAGAGGGAACTACAACATTCCATGATGTAATCTACGGAGATATCACAGTAAACAATGAGGAACTGGAAGATCTGATCCTGATCAAATCTGATGGATACCCAACTTATAACTTTGCAAACGTAATCGATGACCATTTAATGGAGATCACACACGTAGTAAGAGGTAACGAGTATCTTTCCTCAGCTCCGAAATACAACCGTATCTACGAAGCTTTCGGATGGGATATCCCGGTTTATGTACATTGTCCGCTGATCACAGATGAGACACACCAGAAGCTTTCCAAACGTTGTGGACATTCCTCTTATGAAGACCTGCTTGATCAGGGATTCGTTTCAGAAGCGATCATCAACTATGTGGCACTTCTCGGATGGAGTCCTTCTGACAACAGAGAGATCTTTACACTGGATGAACTGGTACAGGCATTTGATTATCACCATATCAATAAATCTCCGGCAGTATTTGATATTGCGAAACTTCGTTGGATGAATGGTGAGTATATCAAGAAAATGGATGCGGATGAATTCTATGAGAGAGCACTTCCGTATATGAAAGAAGTTCTGAAGAAAGACTACAACTTCAAGAAGATTGCAGGAATGGTACAGACCAGAATCGAAACATTCCCTGACATTCCGGCTCTGATCGACTTCTTTGAGGAAGTACCGGAATATGATTCCGCCATGTACTGCCATAAGAAAATGAAGACAAATGAAGAAACTTCTCTTACAGTATTAAAAGAAGTACTTCCGGTTCTGGAAGAACAGGAAGATTATACAAATGATCCGTTATTTGAAACATTAAGTGCATTTGTAAAAGAGCATGGTTATAAGAATGGATATGTAATGTGGCCTCTGCGTACTGCTGTTTCCGGCAAGCAGATGACGCCGGCCGGTGCTACTGAGATCATGGAGATCATCGGTAAAGATGAGACAATCAAACGAGTAAAGGCAGCTATTGAGAAATTAAGCAAATAA
- a CDS encoding acetyl-CoA carboxylase carboxyl transferase subunit, with protein sequence MADLKRFFKKTVSEDRHKQAASVSVPEGLWIKCPKCGEMVYREDVISNAYVCPKCGGYFRISAKRRIKMIADKGSFKEWFTGIDNSNPLDYPDYPQKIEDLREKTHLDEAILIGEATIGGIRTVIGAMDTRFLMASMGYVVGEKITRLFEEATKQGLPVILFCCSGGARMQEGIVSLMQMAKTSAAIKRHSQAGLLYTSVLTDPTTGGVTASFAMLGDIILAEPGSLIGFAGPRVIEQTIGQKLPEGFQRPEFLLEHGFLDGIVERGSMRDVLSLTLKLHDTRKCYGEFPQETSARSFDTFGKKKKQKKQKNLTAWDRVQIARSSDRPSAAEYIDAIFDDFMEFHGDRGVRDDNAIIGGIATLDGQPVTVIGIRKGHTTKENIRCNFGMPSPEGYKKALRLMKQAEKFGRAVIAFVDTPGAFCGLEAEERGQGEAIARNLLEMSDLKVPVLSVVIGEGGSGGALALAVGNEVWMMENATYTILSPEGFASILWKDSRKAPEAAEVMKVTAAHLKELGIIERIIPEEYPASEESLPEIAEYMKIRMKQFLEKQTGKSGLQIAQERYERFRKM encoded by the coding sequence ATGGCAGACTTGAAGAGATTTTTTAAGAAAACAGTTTCAGAAGACCGGCATAAACAGGCCGCATCTGTTTCCGTACCTGAAGGCTTATGGATCAAATGTCCAAAGTGCGGAGAAATGGTTTACAGAGAAGACGTAATATCCAACGCCTATGTGTGCCCGAAATGCGGAGGATATTTCAGAATCAGTGCGAAACGCCGGATCAAAATGATCGCAGATAAAGGAAGTTTTAAAGAGTGGTTCACAGGAATTGACAACAGCAATCCACTGGACTATCCGGATTATCCGCAGAAAATTGAGGATCTGAGAGAAAAAACACACCTTGATGAGGCAATTCTCATCGGAGAAGCCACCATCGGAGGAATCCGTACAGTGATCGGAGCCATGGATACCAGATTTCTCATGGCTTCCATGGGATATGTGGTGGGAGAAAAGATCACCCGCTTATTTGAAGAAGCAACAAAACAGGGACTTCCGGTCATTCTGTTCTGTTGCTCCGGCGGTGCCAGAATGCAGGAAGGAATTGTATCACTGATGCAGATGGCAAAAACCTCCGCAGCCATTAAACGTCACTCCCAGGCAGGGCTTCTCTACACATCTGTGCTGACAGACCCGACTACCGGTGGCGTTACAGCAAGCTTTGCCATGCTTGGAGATATTATCCTTGCAGAACCAGGCTCACTGATCGGATTTGCCGGCCCGAGAGTCATTGAACAGACTATAGGTCAGAAACTGCCGGAGGGCTTCCAGAGACCGGAATTTCTTCTGGAACATGGATTTCTCGACGGAATTGTTGAACGAGGCTCTATGCGGGATGTTCTTTCGCTGACCCTGAAACTGCATGATACCAGAAAATGTTACGGAGAATTTCCACAGGAAACATCTGCCAGATCTTTCGATACTTTTGGCAAAAAGAAAAAGCAGAAGAAACAAAAAAATCTCACAGCCTGGGACAGAGTCCAGATTGCCAGAAGCAGTGACCGTCCGTCAGCAGCGGAATATATTGATGCCATTTTTGATGATTTCATGGAATTTCATGGTGACAGAGGTGTCAGAGACGACAATGCCATCATCGGCGGCATTGCTACACTGGACGGACAGCCCGTTACAGTAATCGGAATCCGTAAAGGGCATACTACAAAAGAAAACATCAGATGTAACTTCGGAATGCCATCACCGGAAGGGTACAAAAAGGCTCTTCGACTGATGAAACAGGCAGAGAAATTCGGACGTGCAGTCATTGCATTTGTAGACACTCCGGGGGCATTCTGTGGACTGGAAGCAGAAGAACGGGGACAGGGCGAAGCCATTGCAAGGAATCTTCTGGAAATGTCCGATTTGAAGGTGCCGGTTCTTTCGGTTGTAATTGGTGAAGGCGGCAGTGGCGGTGCACTTGCACTTGCAGTTGGCAATGAAGTCTGGATGATGGAAAATGCAACCTACACCATCCTTTCACCGGAAGGCTTTGCATCCATTCTCTGGAAAGACAGCAGAAAGGCACCGGAAGCTGCGGAGGTCATGAAAGTAACGGCGGCTCATCTGAAAGAACTGGGAATCATTGAACGGATCATACCGGAGGAATATCCTGCAAGTGAGGAGAGTTTGCCGGAAATTGCAGAATATATGAAGATCAGAATGAAGCAGTTCCTGGAGAAACAGACTGGTAAAAGTGGACTGCAGATTGCACAGGAACGGTATGAGAGGTTTCGTAAGATGTAG